The following are encoded in a window of Parambassis ranga chromosome 15, fParRan2.1, whole genome shotgun sequence genomic DNA:
- the fbxo5 gene encoding F-box only protein 5, whose product MKAPRYEATKDSKIEKSCVAVIKCDEETTARCHKASPVKEPSPLKPACPPKEVTPAFSVKSDTSAVHNKENSREHDRTQEEGFEDSGYLSLHNSHIDLIHGDEEDNHHTGKPTAVLTRAAAQKTPNNSPSKCTSASRPEWLVVSTPVDCPKRPASCSLSSTPYDHHSDLPLLKFQQSVCEKLAESYRKNKRYDWSIVSKIAEDHLLDRVIGGHMGLEYIDIFTSLLSLNMKSILANILALLGDMDLLSCKKVSRSWRKIISEDSAAVSRCQRAEHALRESRNSLRHRGSGLTRDVAMSRAVLSCMQTLASSKSSSSLSTTSCRTTRQTVSKKGSMPSFPSARFNEYIQAANNLKQHESLRRCKHCGSPATHQPEVQRATCTRASCLFDFCTHCQESFHGSTPCRTVQPRSNLSTSFDTTPVILGSARSKRSVRRL is encoded by the exons ATGAAGGCCCCACGCTACGAGGCTACGAAGGACAGCAAAATTGAGAAAAGCTGTGTAGCTGTAATCAAGTGTGATGAAGAAACCACGGCGCGTTGCCATAAGGCCTCTCCGGTGAAAGAGCCCTCCCCCCTCAAACCTGCATGTCCACCTAAAGAAGTGACCCCAGCGTTTTCTGTAAAGAGTGACACCAGTGCAGTccacaacaaagaaaacagcaggGAACATGACAGGACTCAGGAGGAAGGCTTTGAAGATAGCGGCTATCTATCGCTGCACAACAGTCACATTGATCTCATACATGGGGACGAAGAGGATAACCACCACACGGGAAAACCCACAGCAGTACTGACCCGTGCTGCTGCACAAAAGACGCCAAATAACTCTCCTTCCAAATGTACCAGTGCAAGCCGTCCAGAGTGGCTGGTAGTTTCCACTCCTGTGGACTGTCCGAAAAGACCAGCATCATGCTCCCTGTCCTCTACCCCCTATGACCACCACAGTGACCTGCCTTTACTAAAGTTccagcagtctgtgtgtgaaaagcTTGCCGAGAGCTATCGGAAGAACAAGAG GTATGACTGGAGCATTGTCTCAAAGATAGCAGAGGATCATCTTCTGGATCGAGTGATTGGGGGTCACATGGGCCTGGAGTACATCGATATCTTCacatctctgctgtctctcaACATGAAAAGCATCCTGGCCAACATTCTGGCTCTGTTGGGTGACATGGACCTCCTCAG CTGTAAGAAAGTGAGCAGATCATGGCGGAAGATCATCTCTGAGGAttcagcagctgtcagcaggTGTCAGCGTGCTGAGCATGCACTCAGg GAGTCAAGAAATTCTCTGAGACATAGGGGTTCCGGTCTTACAAGAGATGTGGCCATGTCCCGAGCGGTGCTGTCCTGCATGCAGACCCTTGCTTCTTCGaagtcctcctcttctttgtcCACAACAAGCTGCAGAACCACCAGACAAACTGTTTCTAAGAAGGGTAGCATGCCCAGCTTCCCAAGTGCACGTTTCAACGAATACATCCAG GCTGCCAACAATCTGAAGCAACACGAGTCTCTGCGTCGCTGCAAACATTGTGGCTCACCAGCTACTCATCAGCCTGAGGTTCAGAGGGCCACATGCACTCGCGCCAGCTGCCTTTTTGACTTCTGCACCCACTGTCAGGAATCTTTCCACGGCTCGACCCCCTGTCGAACAGTGCAGCCCAGATCTAACTTATCCACCTCCTTCGACACGACCCCAGTCATACTGGGGAGTGCTCGCAGCAAGAGAAGTGTCAGGCGCCTGTGA